TCAAAATTGAGTTTTATCAATTCTCCCTTGTTGAGAGGGCTGGTCGTCTGCAGTGAACATCCACCTGCGGAAAGGTCAATAAGTGTACCCATCCTACCCTTGTTTTTCATAACAACAGCTTCTTTTTTCTCTCTCTTGCCTATACCGGTAATCTGTATCTTGATGGGAAAGAAATAGCAGGGACGTTTGATATTTTTTCTTCTGAATTTTCTCTGATAGGCCCGGCTTATCTTGTTTGAATGCTGAAGAAATACACTTGTAATTCCCTTAACTGAATTGTATCCGAGAACCTTGGATGTAAATGTATATTCCTCACCATCTGCTCCCCATATCATTATGGTAAGTTTGGTTCCTTTGGGCCATTTTATCTGGCTGCCTTTTTTACCGACAGGAACACGGGCACAGTAGAATTCTTTGAGATTAGCGGTGACAACAGAAGCATAACGGTTTCCATTATCCATTTTAAAAGTGACATCCTGGCTGAGTTTCAGTTTTCTTGTGTCTGAAATCTGGTTAGTTTCCGCAAAAACCCGCTCTATCCGCTGTTTGATGCGGTAGATATTCAGCTTTCTCTCTTCAATGACTGCAGGAGGGGCTTCCATATGGCTTATGTCACGCAATGCCTGGCCGAGTGTATTATTCAGAGTTCTTGTATTACTTAAAAGGGCAAAGGGTTTGGTTACATGGTAGACTTTTATGAAGCTTTCCAGCAGAGCTACCTGTTTTTTAGTAAGCCCGATCCGTTGACCCTCACGTCTGAAAGCCCGTTTGCTGTAGCGCTTGTTTTTTTCACTATCCCGATTGCTGACTTTATTGGCAACAATCAGAAATAGAAAACTCGCCAGCATAACTCCCAAAAAAATCCAATTCTGTCTGGGATCGGAAGGTTTGAAGAGCTGTCCTTTAAATCTGGATGTTGTCTGTAATAGCACTATGAACATAATTTAGTCCCCATGGCCGCTTATAGATTCGAAATATCTGGGAAATGTTTTCATTCTTGGAAGAATCTCATATTCCATGAGATCTCCCATGAGAACAGAATCTTTGGAAGTAAATGCTTCTGTCAGTTCCTTAAGGATTCCCGACATATCCTTTATATATTCTTTCAGATCCTGATGATGATTTTCCTGTGTTTCTGCAGGAAGGTATGTAAATATCCTGAGCAGTTTTTGAAACAGTTCTGTAAAACGGATTATTACATCCATAGCATCCTTATCCTTGCCTGTCTGAAGCATAAGAGACACGTTTTCCATCTGCGGCATAAGAGCCACAATGGCTTCAAAACACTCTGTTCCGGAGCGCTGAGGCTGCCTTATTTCATCAAGACGACCCTGAATAACGACTTCAAGCATCATAAAGGCTTCAAGAATTGTTTTGACATTCTCTTCGCTTCTTTCACCATCGGGGATAAAACCATTATTCTTAAGAAGTTGTGCCATATGGTCTTTGATAGAATTGGAAAAATCTTCAAGAAGGACAGAATAGCTGTCCTCTATATAGCTGTATTCACCCAAAAGCTCGTTCAGCAATTCAAGATTTCCCTCTTTGAGTGAGACCTGAAGCATTCGGCAGTAGTTCAGTAATGTGCTGAGGTTCTGACCTTTCAGCTCCTTCAGTGTCAGGGCTACAAAACGGAAGCTCTCTTTATCCTGAAAGGGAATATTTCCCCATTTTTCACGCTCTGTCAGAAAAAGTTCCTTGTCATCAAGGAATAGTTCAGTTACGGAAAAGCTCTGATCTAAAAGCCATTTTTCAATGGAGTCGTAGACTTCTCCGAGTATATTTTCTTTTTCCAGGGTGAATTCAATTTCATCCTGATTTATAAAGATTTTCAAAATTTCTCCTTTTATCTGCTGTTCTGCTGATTAAATGTATCCAGTGAACTTGAACTGGATTCCAGTTGATTCAGCATACCTTCCATTGACCCGTATTTCACTTTCAGGGTCTGTTCATAATCGGCAAGGTATTCCTTGTAATCTTCAATATCATCATTTGTATCATCTATCTTGCTGTCCAGAAGGCTGATCTTATTGGAAAAAATGCCGCCTGTACGTATATAAGGATTAAGAAAGGCATCCAGTTCATAACCCACACCGCTGTCAACAACAAGATCTCCGTCTGTATCCTTACCAAAAAGTTCCTTTATGTTTGAACTCTTGGTCTGAAGAGCCTGATCCAGAACATCTTCATTAATTTCCAGGTATCCGCGAAGCTTACTGGTATTTACAGAACCACCGGCTACACCGGAATTTGTAGATACCCCTATCTGGCTGAGCATGGAAAGTTCTCTCTCAAGTGAAGTCTCATAAGGGGAACTGGTTATTCTCTGCAGCCTGCTTTTCAGCTGCATCAGGGTTATATCACCCCTGTAAGTTCCCAGTTCCTCAAATGCATTTTCCCGCTCATCATCAGAAAAATATTCTATTTCATTTATTATATCGGAATTATCCGACGACAGTATTAGGATTTGTGTCATTGCCTGGTTGTAGTTGTATACAAACTTGATAATTTCATCTTTTGCCGACTCGATATCAGGCTTTATGGAAATATCAATTACCTCATCCTTATCAGATTTGTTAAGGTTCAGTGTGACAGATGGAATAAGGTCATCAATATTATTGGTTTCCCGCTCAACCTGGATACCATTGAAATCCAGAAGAGCATTTCCCGCTGTACTGAGAGGATTGACCGCCACAAAGCCGTCAGAGGTTCTGGGGTCTGTCACCTTCATATTACTGATTGTGACTTCTTTCAGGTTGTTCCTGTTTTCCAGGGTTAATCCGGATATCTGAGCATGGCTGCCGGTTAGAGGAATCTTAACTTCTATGGTAACAGAACCCTCAGGCAGCGGCGGAAGTGATTCCTCTCCGACTGCTGTTGTGAAATATCCTGCTGTATTATCATCGACTATTTCCGGAGCCTCCGGTGGAATCCAGTCGGGAGTCTCCGCACGGCTGCTGAAGCTTTTTACTTCAATACCTTCAAATACTGCAGAAATTGTATCGGGAAGTACAGGAACAGGAGGGGCCTGGGGTTTGAGACTGTTTGGATCAAGTTCATTAACTGTGACCGTGTATTCAAGGAACATACCGTCTTCAACAATCAATGAAGAGGGCAGGTTTATCTGTGTTTTTGACAGGGGAGGCAGTAAGGCTTCCTTTTTTACGGTGATACCTTCGGGGTCCAGACTGATTTCTGTGCTGCCCGTGGCCGAGGGTTGAAGTATATTCATATCCAGAGCCCAATTAAGAGCGTCATCTTTGAAGATCATCCGGTTGTTCATACCGGTTTTTGTCGATTCGAAGAGAATGACCTGTGTGTCTGATGTATCTTTTACTACTGTCAGTTTCAGCAGACCATCGCCCTTGGATTCAAGACGTTTAGCAAAATCACTCAGCTTTCCACCTCGATAGCGTAGGCTGATTTCCTTACCGCCAACTTCAAAACTGTAGTTTCCTGCTGGAACCCGCTGATTTTCAGGCATTGAGGGTGAGATGAATTTATCGGCTTTTGCCGTCTGTATTACTGTGAAACTTAATTCCTGCTCAGTGGCTTCTCTTGTAGCCGTAGCAGTGAGAATCCTTTCATTCGAAGACTCCACAAGCTTATTGCTGAATGGATTTTCAAATCCGAACAACTTTCGTGATGAGGTTCTGAGGCTGCTGATTTTTCTATTAAAAGACTGCCAGATCTTCTTCTGGTCCTCAAGCTCTGTAATGGAATTTTCCATTGTTGTGAGCTTGACCTTTTCGACTTCCACTAGTCCCTTAACGAGTTCCTGTGTATTGTATTTACTGTTAAGACCGGGAATGCTTATGTCAGCCATAGCATCCCCTTATCATTTTTATACCATCTGATCAATAAATATACCGATGGCTTCACGCAAGTTTTCATGTAGTGTTTGTAATTCCCTTGATGGAATTTCCTTTACTACTCTATCGGTATTCTTATCAATGATTTTGACTACAAATGAATCAATCTTCTCATTAATTGAATAGCTGAAGCGTGTATTATTGGTAATTTCATTCAGTATGGACTTCGTTTCATCTAAATCTGGTGCGGTAAGTTTTAATTTGTGTTTCTGCTGTTCTACCTGTTGTCGCGCTGCAGCAGCTTTTTGCATGGTGTTGATCTGTACCGGCCCAGAACTGGCTATTTTACCTATGTTCATTAAGACCTCCCTGTAAAAAAAATAGAGGAGGGGAAGGGCGCGAACTCCCCCTCGACTACTGTACAAAAAAAAGATAACGTCCAGAAATCTCTTTTCGTATTAGCGATTACCCAGTCTTAGCCCAGGAGCTGCAGTACTGACTGTGTCCGTACATTAGCCTGTGCAAGCATGGAAGAACCGGCCTGATTCAGTATCTGATTCTTAGTGTAATCCACAACTTCACTAGCCATGTTTACGTCACGAATTCTTGATTCAGCTGCCTGCATGTTTTCCGCTGCAATGGCAATACCTTTTGCCGCCATTTCAAATCGGTTTTGGTAAGCACCAAGATCGGCTCTCTGCTTGTTAACAGATTTTAAAGCTTCATCCACGATACCGATAGTACGGTTTGCTTCTTCCACAGAAGAAAGGGTAACAATTCCGCCACCACCTTGTTCATTTGCAAGACCCAGGGCCTCGGCAGTCATTGTACCAATAAAGATGGTTTCTTTCTGATCCATATTGGCTCCAACCTGAAGCTGCATTACATCGCCTGTTGCTGATGCTTCTGCGAATCTTCCAGTCAGAAGGTTCATGCCGTTAAACTGTGCGTGTGAAGCAATTCTGTTCATTTCATCAACCAGCTGGCTGACTTCGACCTGAATCTGCATTCTGTCTTCCGATGAGTAAATACCATTGGAAGCCTGTACGGACAATTCTCTGACACGGTGCAGTATATCCTGAGTCTCCTGCAGGTACCCTTCAGTAGTCTGAATAAAAGAAACACCGTTCTGGATATTCCTTTCTGCCTGGTTCAGACCTCTGATCTGACTTCGCATTTTTTCAGATACCGCCAGTCCTGACGCATCGTCAGCTGCCTTGTTAATTCTCAGTCCTGATGAAAGTTTAGCCATGTTATTAGCTGTTTCAGACTGGGAAACTCCGAGCTGCCTATTAGAATTGATGGCGCTCATGTTATGATTAATTATCATATACCCTCCTTGAGATGTTTGTTGGCATCCTTGCCGCAAACCTGTATGCACCTGACTCCGGATAAAGCTTCATCGCGCCGCTTAACCTTTGACAGCTGAACAGGGAGATCTACACGATTACCCCGACCGAAGTAGGGGAATCGGATAATCTCCCTGGCCTGTGGATACACAGGAGGGTTATTTCAAAGAACTCTTATCCAATAGAAGCGATGACCCGATCCTAAGAAGACCAAAACCATCGCTCATACATTAATTTCAAACAATTGCTTGAAATATTACCAGCAGAGTACCGCCTGGATAAAAATCCGGACAGAACTCTACCAATATTATATTACACTATTGGAGAAGCTGCAAGACGGCCTGTGATCGCTGGTTTGCCTGTGCAAGCATAGCATTACTGGCCTGAGTGAGGATCTGGTTCTTGGTGAAGTCAACAGTTTCTTTAGCCATGTCCAGGTCTCTGATTCTGGATTCAGACGCCTGCAGGTTTTCTGCACCCACATCTATACCCTTAATCGCCATTTCAAGTCTGTTCTGATAAGCACCAAGGTCTGCTCTCTGCTTGTTAAGAGTTTTAAGCGCACCATCAAGTACACCGATGTTTCTGTTTGACTGCTCGGAAGTGGATATAGAGATAATCTCTCCACTGCCAACCTGACGTAGTCCAAGAGCTTCTGCAGTCATTGTTCCGATAAATACCTGCTCTCTCTGGTCCATATTGGCACCGATGTGGAACCACATGGATGATGTAACAGTATTGTTACCGCTGTCTGCTGCAAAACGTCCTGTCAACATATTCATTCCGTTAAACTGTGCATGTGACGCAACTCTGTCCAGTTCATCTACCAGCTGAGAAACTTCCACCTGAATCTGCATTCTGTCTTCAGAAGAGTAGATACCATTGGAAGCCTGTATGGCCAGTTCTCTGATTCTCTGGATTACATCTGTACTTTCCTGAAGGTAACCTTCAGAAGTCTGGATGAAAGAGATACCATCAGAAGCATTTCTTGATGCCTGATTCAAACCGCGGATCTGAGATCTCATTTTCTCAGAAACAGCCAGACCAGAAGCATCATCTCCTGCCTTGTTGATACGCATACCGGATGAAAGTTTTCCCATGTTGGAAGCTGTATTGTTGTTAGCAATATTCAGGTTCCTCTGTGAAGTCATCGCACTGATGTTGTGATTAATAATCATATATTCCTCCATGAATAATGAAATAGGGCATCCTTGCCCAAAGAAGATCTTATATCCTCTCTAAAATTCATATCGTCATGAGGTTGGAAAAAACTTGAAAAAAAAATAAAGTTTTTTGAAAATATACCGATTATTCGGTGTTTTTAGGGGCTACTTTACAGGAAAAGTGAAAATTTTAAGTTTTTTCTATGTAATCCAGGTACTCTGCAGCCACTTTATCTTCAGGCTCAAGAAGGAGTACAGTCCTGAAAAAGGCGGCAGCCTCTTCTTTTTTTTCTTCTTTCAGGCATAAAATTCCCATATTTGATATTATTTTAAGGTTTTCAGGGTCCATTCCCAGAGCTTCCTCCAGGGCCTTCCGGCTCTCATCGTACTGACCTAATTCCAGAAAACAGATAGCAAGTTCATTCAGGATATCAACATGATCACCTTTGATCTCTGCAGCTTTTTTAAAAGAACCCAGAGCATCCTCAAAACGGGATAGTTTTCTGTACGCCCAGCCCTGAAGGAACCAGCCGTTCCATACTTCGGGGTTGTCAATGAGGAAATTCGATATCA
Above is a window of Oceanispirochaeta sp. M1 DNA encoding:
- a CDS encoding flagellar protein FlaG; the encoded protein is MNIGKIASSGPVQINTMQKAAAARQQVEQQKHKLKLTAPDLDETKSILNEITNNTRFSYSINEKIDSFVVKIIDKNTDRVVKEIPSRELQTLHENLREAIGIFIDQMV
- a CDS encoding PilZ domain-containing protein, producing the protein MFIVLLQTTSRFKGQLFKPSDPRQNWIFLGVMLASFLFLIVANKVSNRDSEKNKRYSKRAFRREGQRIGLTKKQVALLESFIKVYHVTKPFALLSNTRTLNNTLGQALRDISHMEAPPAVIEERKLNIYRIKQRIERVFAETNQISDTRKLKLSQDVTFKMDNGNRYASVVTANLKEFYCARVPVGKKGSQIKWPKGTKLTIMIWGADGEEYTFTSKVLGYNSVKGITSVFLQHSNKISRAYQRKFRRKNIKRPCYFFPIKIQITGIGKREKKEAVVMKNKGRMGTLIDLSAGGCSLQTTSPLNKGELIKLNFEPMKGSPVITYGKIVDCRSNGRIYTSMHVMFTRASSKNLNRINEYVYDFE
- the fliD gene encoding flagellar filament capping protein FliD, whose translation is MADISIPGLNSKYNTQELVKGLVEVEKVKLTTMENSITELEDQKKIWQSFNRKISSLRTSSRKLFGFENPFSNKLVESSNERILTATATREATEQELSFTVIQTAKADKFISPSMPENQRVPAGNYSFEVGGKEISLRYRGGKLSDFAKRLESKGDGLLKLTVVKDTSDTQVILFESTKTGMNNRMIFKDDALNWALDMNILQPSATGSTEISLDPEGITVKKEALLPPLSKTQINLPSSLIVEDGMFLEYTVTVNELDPNSLKPQAPPVPVLPDTISAVFEGIEVKSFSSRAETPDWIPPEAPEIVDDNTAGYFTTAVGEESLPPLPEGSVTIEVKIPLTGSHAQISGLTLENRNNLKEVTISNMKVTDPRTSDGFVAVNPLSTAGNALLDFNGIQVERETNNIDDLIPSVTLNLNKSDKDEVIDISIKPDIESAKDEIIKFVYNYNQAMTQILILSSDNSDIINEIEYFSDDERENAFEELGTYRGDITLMQLKSRLQRITSSPYETSLERELSMLSQIGVSTNSGVAGGSVNTSKLRGYLEINEDVLDQALQTKSSNIKELFGKDTDGDLVVDSGVGYELDAFLNPYIRTGGIFSNKISLLDSKIDDTNDDIEDYKEYLADYEQTLKVKYGSMEGMLNQLESSSSSLDTFNQQNSR
- a CDS encoding flagellin — translated: MIINHNISAMTSQRNLNIANNNTASNMGKLSSGMRINKAGDDASGLAVSEKMRSQIRGLNQASRNASDGISFIQTSEGYLQESTDVIQRIRELAIQASNGIYSSEDRMQIQVEVSQLVDELDRVASHAQFNGMNMLTGRFAADSGNNTVTSSMWFHIGANMDQREQVFIGTMTAEALGLRQVGSGEIISISTSEQSNRNIGVLDGALKTLNKQRADLGAYQNRLEMAIKGIDVGAENLQASESRIRDLDMAKETVDFTKNQILTQASNAMLAQANQRSQAVLQLLQ
- a CDS encoding flagellin gives rise to the protein MIINHNMSAINSNRQLGVSQSETANNMAKLSSGLRINKAADDASGLAVSEKMRSQIRGLNQAERNIQNGVSFIQTTEGYLQETQDILHRVRELSVQASNGIYSSEDRMQIQVEVSQLVDEMNRIASHAQFNGMNLLTGRFAEASATGDVMQLQVGANMDQKETIFIGTMTAEALGLANEQGGGGIVTLSSVEEANRTIGIVDEALKSVNKQRADLGAYQNRFEMAAKGIAIAAENMQAAESRIRDVNMASEVVDYTKNQILNQAGSSMLAQANVRTQSVLQLLG